A part of Phoenix dactylifera cultivar Barhee BC4 chromosome 2, palm_55x_up_171113_PBpolish2nd_filt_p, whole genome shotgun sequence genomic DNA contains:
- the LOC103723928 gene encoding WAT1-related protein At4g08300-like: MTLGRFQIRGTCRRLKAHFLMALAQLGYTILYFITEASFKRGLNPHVYITYRHLVGGLVMWPFAYFLERKLRPKLTWALFLEICVLSLLGVSLTLNMYFASLRYTSPTFVSSMVNTIASMTFVIAILLRLEHLDVKSPPGMAKIVGTIVSLAGVTTMTLYKGPAVRNFTRALIHIQGNTTHENWFKGSILTVASCITWSVWYIMQAMTLKRYPAQLSLTTWMNFIGGIQSAVFTVSVEHKPTAWMIGYDIDLWSILYSGVVCSGLIIFIQLWCTEEKGPVFVTMFNPLSTIMVALLAYFVFGERLYTGSIIGGLIVIIGLYLMLWSKERDQEEHMKSESPSFLAYGKEEAGQCENDGKGNDTERSPEV; the protein is encoded by the exons ATGACACTTGGAAGATTTCAGATCAGAGGAACATGCAGGAGATTGAAAGCACACTTTCTCATGGCTCTGGCTCAGCTTGGTTACACAATTCTCTATTTCATTACTGAAGCTTCCTTCAAGCGGGGATTGAACCCCCATGTCTACATTACTTACCGGCATCTTGTTGGTGGCTTGGTCATGTGGCCTTTCGCCTATTTCCTCGAAAG AAAATTAAGACCGAAGCTGACATGGGCATTGTTCCTGGAAATATGTGTTCTTTCACTTCTTGG GGTCAGCCTAACACTGAATATGTACTTCGCAAGCTTGAGATACACCTCTCCAACCTTTGTTTCCTCTATGGTCAACACCATTGCTTCCATGACATTTGTCATTGCTATTCTGCTTAG ATTGGAGCATCTTGATGTTAAGAGTCCTCCTGGTATGGCAAAGATAGTCGGGACCATAGTTTCCTTGGCTGGTGTCACAACCATGACATTGTATAAAGGACCAGCAGTCAGGAATTTCACGAGAGCACTGATTCATATACAAGGAAATACCACTCATGAAAATTGGTTCAAAGGATCAATTCTTACTGTTGCAAGCTGCATAACGTGGTCAGTCTGGTATATCATGCAG GCAATGACACTCAAACGATATCCTGCGCAACTTTCACTCACTACATGGATGAACTTTATTGGGGGCATACAGTCAGCTGTTTTTACTGTTTCTGTAGAGCACAAGCCAACAGCATGGATGATTGGATATGACATTGACCTTTGGAGCATCTTATATTCT GGAGTCGTATGTTCTGGTTTAATAATCTTCATTCAATTGTGGTGCACGGAGGAAAAAGGACCAGTTTTTGTGACTATGTTCAATCCTCTTTCAACAATAATGGTGGCACTTCTAGCATACTTTGTTTTTGGTGAAAGATTGTATACAGGAAG CATAATTGGAGGTTTAATTGTCATCATCGGTCTCTACCTGATGCTTTGGAGCAAAGAAAGAGATCAAGAAGAGCACATGAAATCCGAAAGTCCTTCTTTTTTGGCATATGGAAAAGAGGAGGCAGGCCAATGTGAGAATGATGGAAAAGGAAATGATACAGAAAGATCTCCAGAAGTTTAG